In Thiovibrio frasassiensis, one DNA window encodes the following:
- the greA gene encoding transcription elongation factor GreA, whose translation MVERIPMSQEGYARLRQELDRLQRKERPAVIEAIEVARGHGDLKENAEYHAAKERQGHIEGRIMELKDKLGRAEVIDCSSVDCSRVVFGTVVSLVDLDTDDEIRYQLLGPLEADVSTGSISVLSPIGRAMIGKSVGDEITVKTPGGVRQLEVMDIKPPDRA comes from the coding sequence ATGGTTGAGCGTATTCCCATGTCTCAGGAGGGATATGCCAGATTGCGTCAGGAACTTGATCGGCTGCAGAGGAAAGAACGTCCTGCGGTCATTGAGGCGATTGAGGTGGCGCGGGGGCACGGCGATTTGAAGGAAAATGCCGAATACCACGCGGCCAAGGAGCGCCAGGGGCACATCGAAGGGCGGATCATGGAGCTCAAGGACAAGCTGGGCCGGGCCGAGGTTATCGACTGCTCAAGCGTGGATTGTTCCCGGGTGGTTTTTGGCACGGTTGTCTCTCTTGTCGACCTGGACACGGACGACGAGATCCGTTATCAGCTGCTGGGGCCATTGGAGGCGGACGTGAGTACGGGCAGTATTTCGGTCCTCTCCCCGATTGGCCGGGCAATGATCGGTAAAAGCGTGGGTGATGAGATTACCGTGAAAACGCCGGGCGGCGTACGCCAGCTCGAAGTCATGGATATCAAACCGCCGGATCGGGCTTGA
- a CDS encoding TetR/AcrR family transcriptional regulator, whose amino-acid sequence MRTSDKHSKIIEAAITVFARKGFFSARISDIAKEAQVADGTIYLYFNNKYDILISLFEEEIGKIILQVKLLIEKESDPRKMLQIFALHHMQLMEEQKELAEVLQMELRQSNKFMKEYRNTKFIEYVDVISAIIHKGQQEGVFRKTLLPGVFKRAFFGALDETSRLWVLSPDHNYTIVEAAKQISDIFISGIMTENQS is encoded by the coding sequence ATGAGAACATCCGACAAACATTCAAAGATTATCGAAGCGGCCATCACCGTTTTTGCCAGGAAAGGGTTCTTCAGCGCCCGCATTTCCGATATTGCCAAGGAAGCCCAGGTTGCGGACGGGACGATCTATCTCTATTTCAACAACAAATACGACATTCTCATTTCGCTGTTCGAGGAAGAGATCGGCAAGATCATCCTGCAGGTCAAACTCCTCATAGAAAAAGAGTCCGACCCCAGGAAGATGCTCCAGATTTTTGCCCTCCACCACATGCAACTCATGGAGGAGCAAAAAGAGCTGGCCGAAGTGCTGCAGATGGAGTTGCGGCAGAGCAACAAATTCATGAAAGAGTACAGAAATACGAAATTTATTGAATATGTGGATGTGATTTCCGCAATTATCCACAAAGGACAACAAGAGGGGGTGTTCCGAAAAACCCTTCTTCCCGGCGTATTCAAGCGGGCATTTTTCGGGGCCCTGGATGAAACATCCCGGCTCTGGGTTCTTTCCCCGGACCACAACTATACCATTGTCGAAGCAGCCAAACAGATCAGCGATATCTTTATTTCCGGGATCATGACCGAAAATCAGTCCTGA
- the purD gene encoding phosphoribosylamine--glycine ligase, producing MKILVVGSGGREHALVWKLRQSPKVTKIYCAPGNAGISGLATCVTISASDIDALADFARQEGVALTVVGPEVPLSLGIVDHFEEKGLRVFGPRRNAATLEGSKVFMKDLLEKYHIPSAFYATFTDRDKALRYVETQAAPMVVKTDGLAAGKGVVVAQTIAEAKAAVDLFMQEKAFGEAGNRVVIEEFLRGEEASFLAFTDGKTVLPLPTSQDHKAIFDGDKGPNTGGMGAYSPAPVVTDSLHRQVMETVMLPTVKALEAEGCPYKGVLYAGLMIDQGVVKVLEFNCRFGDPEAQPLLMRLKTDLLEVMEAVIDGRLNEISLEIDPRPTVCVVMAAGGYPGKYENGKVIEGLAKAGEHKDVVVFHAGTAWQGESVVTNGGRVLGVTAIGDTVQAAIAKAYKAAEEIRWDGCYYRRDIGRKAMDRK from the coding sequence ATGAAAATTCTGGTTGTTGGGTCGGGGGGCAGGGAACATGCCCTGGTCTGGAAATTGCGGCAGAGCCCCAAGGTGACAAAGATTTATTGCGCTCCGGGGAATGCCGGTATCAGTGGCCTGGCAACCTGCGTCACGATCAGCGCCAGCGATATTGACGCGCTTGCGGATTTCGCCCGGCAGGAAGGGGTTGCGCTCACCGTGGTTGGTCCTGAAGTCCCTCTTTCTCTGGGAATTGTTGATCATTTTGAAGAAAAAGGGTTGCGGGTTTTCGGCCCGCGCCGCAACGCGGCCACCCTTGAAGGCAGCAAGGTCTTCATGAAGGACCTGCTTGAAAAATATCATATCCCCTCCGCCTTTTACGCCACCTTTACGGACAGGGACAAGGCGCTTCGCTATGTTGAAACGCAGGCCGCGCCCATGGTGGTTAAGACCGATGGGTTGGCTGCGGGCAAGGGCGTAGTGGTGGCCCAAACCATTGCCGAGGCCAAGGCGGCGGTTGATCTCTTCATGCAGGAGAAGGCTTTTGGCGAGGCTGGCAACCGGGTGGTGATCGAGGAATTTCTCCGTGGGGAGGAGGCTTCTTTTCTCGCCTTTACCGACGGGAAGACGGTATTGCCCCTGCCAACCTCCCAGGACCATAAGGCGATCTTTGATGGTGACAAGGGGCCGAATACCGGCGGCATGGGCGCGTATTCCCCGGCGCCGGTGGTGACCGACTCCCTGCACCGACAGGTTATGGAGACGGTGATGCTGCCGACGGTCAAGGCTTTGGAGGCGGAAGGGTGCCCGTATAAAGGCGTGCTCTATGCCGGCTTGATGATTGACCAAGGGGTGGTCAAGGTGCTGGAGTTCAATTGCCGCTTTGGCGATCCCGAGGCCCAGCCGTTGTTGATGCGGCTTAAAACCGATCTCCTGGAGGTTATGGAGGCGGTGATTGATGGTCGTCTGAACGAGATCTCCCTGGAGATCGATCCGCGTCCCACCGTTTGTGTGGTCATGGCGGCCGGTGGGTATCCCGGAAAGTATGAAAATGGCAAGGTCATTGAGGGATTGGCCAAGGCTGGGGAACACAAGGATGTGGTGGTTTTTCACGCCGGCACCGCATGGCAGGGAGAGTCGGTCGTGACCAACGGCGGACGGGTCTTGGGAGTGACCGCCATCGGTGATACGGTGCAGGCTGCCATTGCCAAGGCTTACAAGGCGGCGGAAGAAATCCGTTGGGACGGCTGTTATTACCGGAGAGATATCGGCCGCAAGGCCATGGATCGAAAATGA
- the purE gene encoding 5-(carboxyamino)imidazole ribonucleotide mutase, which translates to MIGIVMGSDSDLPVMQGCMDFLKKMDIPYEITVASAHRSPARALEYASSARGRGLKTIIAAAGMAAHLAGVLAAHTTLPVIGVPVDSSSLNGLDALLSTVQMPPGVPVATMGIGKAGAKNAAILAAQILALGDEKLAARLAAFKEEMAREVEEKAQRLVGSL; encoded by the coding sequence ATGATTGGCATTGTTATGGGCAGTGATTCGGATTTGCCGGTTATGCAGGGTTGCATGGATTTTTTGAAGAAGATGGATATCCCTTACGAAATTACGGTGGCTTCGGCCCATCGCAGCCCAGCGAGGGCATTGGAATATGCAAGCAGCGCCAGGGGCCGCGGCTTGAAAACGATCATCGCCGCAGCCGGAATGGCGGCCCATCTGGCCGGAGTTTTGGCGGCCCACACCACCCTGCCCGTTATCGGGGTGCCGGTGGATTCCTCCTCCCTAAACGGCCTGGATGCTTTGCTCTCCACGGTGCAGATGCCTCCCGGGGTGCCCGTGGCCACCATGGGCATCGGCAAGGCCGGGGCGAAAAACGCGGCTATTCTGGCGGCGCAGATTCTTGCGCTTGGGGATGAAAAATTGGCCGCCAGGCTTGCGGCCTTTAAAGAAGAGATGGCCCGCGAGGTAGAGGAAAAGGCGCAGCGGCTTGTCGGGAGCCTGTGA
- a CDS encoding L-threonylcarbamoyladenylate synthase, which translates to MTDEALARACGVLRAGGVVAFPTETYYGLAVDPFNPAALSRLFALKGRSPDKPVLLIIENPSQLSGLVAEFPPPFTILMEKFWPGPLTLVFPGAESLPDLLTGYGGTIGVRVSSHPLARRLVRGFGRPITATSANFSGHPAAVVASDVLAQLGHGVDVVLDGGLTPGGQGSTLLGYQEGKVCLLRAGVVSFAEIQAVLAGAEKSNLFS; encoded by the coding sequence GTGACAGATGAGGCCCTTGCCCGTGCCTGTGGCGTTCTTCGGGCAGGAGGGGTTGTTGCTTTTCCTACGGAAACATATTACGGCCTGGCGGTTGATCCGTTCAACCCGGCGGCTCTCTCCCGCCTTTTCGCCCTGAAAGGCCGCTCTCCCGACAAGCCGGTTTTGCTGATTATTGAAAATCCCTCCCAGCTTTCCGGTCTTGTTGCGGAGTTTCCCCCTCCCTTCACCATTCTGATGGAAAAGTTCTGGCCCGGCCCCTTGACCCTGGTTTTTCCGGGGGCTGAGTCCTTGCCGGATTTGCTTACCGGATACGGGGGCACCATCGGGGTCAGGGTCTCCTCCCATCCCTTGGCCCGGAGGCTGGTCAGGGGTTTTGGCCGGCCGATAACGGCGACCAGCGCAAATTTTTCCGGACACCCCGCCGCAGTGGTTGCCAGTGACGTTCTAGCTCAGCTGGGCCATGGGGTGGATGTCGTCCTCGATGGCGGGCTCACTCCCGGCGGCCAAGGCTCCACTCTCCTCGGCTACCAAGAGGGTAAGGTCTGCCTGCTCAGGGCCGGAGTTGTATCTTTTGCCGAGATTCAGGCCGTACTGGCCGGGGCAGAGAAATCGAATCTTTTCTCCTGA
- a CDS encoding Hpt domain-containing protein, translated as MADLEWDRNFALEQSGDDEEMLAELLVLFRDSSASDLARINAGLAAENPVMVADAAHSIKGASASLGVEGVRKVASELERIGRLGDLSQGRDLAAQLGTLLKAFDGQR; from the coding sequence ATGGCAGATCTTGAGTGGGATAGAAATTTTGCCCTGGAGCAGTCTGGAGACGACGAGGAGATGTTGGCGGAGCTGCTGGTCCTGTTTCGCGATTCTTCCGCCTCGGATCTGGCGCGGATCAATGCGGGCCTTGCTGCGGAAAACCCGGTGATGGTGGCTGACGCCGCGCACAGCATCAAGGGCGCCTCGGCCAGTCTGGGGGTGGAGGGCGTGCGGAAGGTTGCCTCCGAGCTTGAAAGAATCGGGCGGCTGGGCGACCTTTCTCAGGGGAGAGATCTTGCCGCCCAGCTGGGTACGCTGCTCAAAGCCTTTGATGGCCAGCGATGA
- a CDS encoding HDOD domain-containing protein: MPSAKDILKKFTELKTLPHVAIKVTQLVNDDRSTMQDFEEIIKLDPVLVTRLLRLVNSPYFGLSQKVESISKAVVFSGMRQLRNLVAVEALRGMFKGDDAEFSAQKLWLHSATVAILSGMIAKRIFGKDGEDVFLAGIIHDIGLIVENQIVGEQLREACKAFREGKGPLVECERNAIGADHAEVGYLVTKAWGLPQDVLSSIKSHHVVKQVKSVSSTSSILQLAEFMAGKMKYWHIPGPIEPLPPELSAHVKEKMADYKIIIRDLPGEMAKAKELYETDE, translated from the coding sequence ATGCCCAGCGCTAAAGATATACTGAAAAAATTCACCGAGCTGAAAACGCTCCCCCATGTGGCGATCAAAGTGACCCAGCTGGTCAATGACGATCGCAGCACCATGCAGGATTTCGAGGAAATCATCAAGCTCGATCCTGTGCTCGTTACCCGCCTGTTGCGTTTGGTCAACAGTCCCTATTTCGGCTTGTCCCAAAAGGTTGAATCCATTTCCAAGGCCGTGGTTTTTTCCGGCATGCGGCAGCTTCGCAATTTGGTTGCGGTTGAAGCCCTGCGCGGGATGTTCAAGGGTGACGATGCCGAATTTTCGGCTCAGAAACTCTGGCTGCATTCCGCCACCGTTGCCATCCTCTCCGGCATGATCGCCAAACGCATTTTCGGTAAGGATGGTGAGGATGTTTTTTTGGCCGGTATCATCCATGATATCGGACTCATCGTTGAAAATCAGATCGTTGGCGAACAATTACGAGAAGCCTGCAAGGCATTCCGCGAGGGAAAGGGGCCCCTGGTAGAGTGTGAACGCAATGCCATCGGGGCCGATCATGCCGAGGTGGGGTATCTTGTTACCAAGGCTTGGGGGCTGCCCCAGGATGTGCTCAGTTCCATCAAGTCGCATCATGTTGTCAAGCAGGTGAAATCGGTCTCCAGCACCAGCAGTATTCTGCAACTAGCCGAATTTATGGCGGGAAAAATGAAATACTGGCATATCCCCGGCCCCATCGAGCCGCTGCCTCCCGAACTCTCGGCACATGTGAAGGAGAAGATGGCGGATTACAAGATTATTATCAGGGATCTGCCTGGGGAAATGGCCAAGGCTAAAGAACTCTACGAAACGGACGAGTGA
- a CDS encoding ATP-binding protein → MTEPTFDDIFDELIDGNEELQGFLSILDGLLPEASLLLVSESGTLLEGARPLALAPPVRERLVHEAKSTDDFVVGKADNGSRCHAVYLPKMSAVLLITCTAAPSADWETGSAMISLLRNTLELALYRQEREVLVADHEQSVRQINILQQQHGKLIEDNYRQYRLNQEREKEYARKLESEIAQQTSELREANARLEEISRLKSDFLANMSHELRTPMNAIIGFSELLSETPLAEEQLDYTRTIAQSATSLLTLINDILDLAKIEAGKLELERMPFDLPEVIDNVAAMFKIPAREKGVAVTCKIDSRIPKRIMGDSNRLRQVLINLAGNAMKFTEQGGIDIRVDFEREAAGRIVSRFSVHDSGIGIPPDRVEAIFEKFTQADGSTTRKYGGTGLGLAICLQLVELMGGHLTVASEVGKGSTFYFVIPVEEAPAEIISLQEHKEAGLEKDLSGGRILLVEDNAVNQRLASILITRQGYEVEVASDGAEALEHLRHQTFDLVLMDVQMPIMDGMEATRRIREIEADQALRQDYVGLRALSQPLPIVGLTAHARKEDETACYEAGMNGFLTKPIIKAKLTMILSEMMPRSSCLENPDPS, encoded by the coding sequence ATGACCGAGCCCACGTTTGACGACATATTCGATGAATTGATCGATGGCAACGAGGAACTGCAAGGTTTCCTGTCGATTCTTGATGGCTTGCTGCCCGAGGCCTCACTGCTCTTAGTGAGCGAGTCGGGTACGCTGCTTGAGGGAGCACGGCCCCTGGCTCTTGCCCCGCCGGTACGGGAACGTCTGGTGCATGAGGCAAAATCGACCGATGACTTTGTCGTGGGAAAGGCGGATAACGGCAGCCGTTGCCATGCGGTGTATCTTCCCAAAATGTCGGCGGTGCTGCTTATTACTTGCACCGCGGCCCCGAGTGCTGACTGGGAGACAGGTTCCGCGATGATCTCCCTGTTGCGCAATACCCTGGAGCTTGCTCTGTACAGGCAGGAACGGGAGGTGCTTGTTGCCGATCATGAGCAGTCGGTCCGGCAGATCAATATCCTCCAGCAACAGCACGGCAAGCTGATCGAGGACAATTACCGTCAATACCGCCTCAACCAAGAGCGGGAAAAAGAGTATGCCCGGAAGCTGGAAAGTGAAATAGCGCAACAAACCTCAGAGTTGCGAGAGGCCAATGCACGGCTTGAGGAGATCAGTCGGCTGAAGAGCGATTTTTTAGCCAATATGAGCCATGAATTGCGGACGCCCATGAACGCCATCATCGGGTTCAGCGAACTCCTCTCCGAGACCCCTCTTGCCGAGGAGCAGCTCGATTATACTCGGACCATTGCTCAATCCGCGACAAGTCTGTTGACCCTGATCAACGACATCCTTGATCTGGCAAAAATTGAGGCGGGAAAACTCGAACTTGAGCGAATGCCTTTTGATCTTCCCGAGGTGATCGACAACGTGGCTGCCATGTTCAAGATTCCTGCCCGGGAAAAGGGGGTTGCGGTCACCTGTAAGATTGACAGTCGCATTCCGAAAAGAATAATGGGGGACAGTAATCGGTTGCGCCAGGTTTTGATAAATCTTGCCGGCAACGCGATGAAATTCACCGAGCAGGGCGGCATTGATATCCGGGTTGACTTTGAGCGCGAAGCTGCCGGTCGCATTGTCAGTCGTTTTTCGGTGCATGACAGCGGCATAGGCATCCCCCCCGACCGGGTGGAGGCGATTTTTGAAAAATTTACCCAGGCTGACGGCTCGACCACCCGAAAGTACGGCGGCACTGGGTTGGGTCTTGCCATCTGCCTCCAACTCGTGGAACTCATGGGGGGGCATCTCACGGTGGCGAGCGAGGTGGGCAAGGGCAGTACCTTTTATTTTGTGATTCCCGTGGAAGAGGCCCCGGCAGAGATTATCTCCTTGCAAGAGCACAAGGAGGCAGGGCTGGAAAAGGATCTCAGCGGCGGGAGGATTCTCTTGGTTGAGGACAATGCCGTCAACCAGCGGCTGGCCAGCATCCTGATCACCCGGCAAGGATATGAGGTCGAGGTGGCCTCCGATGGGGCAGAAGCCTTGGAGCATCTGCGGCATCAGACCTTTGACCTGGTCCTGATGGATGTGCAGATGCCCATTATGGACGGCATGGAAGCCACCCGCAGAATCAGGGAGATTGAGGCGGATCAGGCCCTCCGGCAGGATTATGTCGGTCTGCGGGCGTTGTCGCAGCCGCTACCTATAGTTGGGCTCACGGCCCATGCCAGAAAAGAGGATGAGACGGCCTGCTACGAGGCCGGGATGAACGGCTTTCTTACCAAGCCCATTATCAAGGCGAAGCTGACCATGATCCTCAGTGAGATGATGCCGCGGAGTTCCTGCCTGGAAAACCCCGATCCTTCCTGA
- the tsaE gene encoding tRNA (adenosine(37)-N6)-threonylcarbamoyltransferase complex ATPase subunit type 1 TsaE — protein sequence MTLTIPLPDLHTTLALGRYLGKVARPGEVITLGGSLGAGKTTLTQAIGQGLQVPEAYYITSPTFSLLHEYPGRLPLYHLDLYRLSDETEIEEIGLLEYLYGTGLTVIEWPDRLGSLMPEERLHIEITLLNETARLAEITGHGGGWREKIVALQDSKKWLSPSSEE from the coding sequence ATGACCCTCACCATTCCCCTGCCGGATCTACACACCACCCTCGCCTTGGGCCGCTATCTCGGAAAGGTTGCCCGCCCCGGTGAGGTGATCACCCTGGGCGGCTCTCTCGGGGCAGGGAAAACCACCCTCACCCAGGCCATCGGCCAGGGGTTACAGGTGCCGGAAGCCTACTATATCACCAGCCCCACCTTCAGCCTCCTGCACGAATATCCCGGCCGGCTGCCCCTCTATCATCTGGATCTGTATCGATTGAGCGATGAAACCGAAATCGAGGAGATCGGGCTGCTGGAGTATCTCTACGGAACAGGACTCACCGTGATCGAATGGCCCGACAGACTGGGCAGCCTCATGCCCGAGGAGCGGCTCCATATCGAGATCACCCTGCTGAACGAAACCGCACGGCTCGCGGAGATAACCGGACATGGCGGGGGATGGCGGGAAAAAATCGTAGCACTGCAGGACAGCAAGAAGTGGCTCTCGCCAAGCAGCGAGGAGTGA
- a CDS encoding NAD(P)/FAD-dependent oxidoreductase — MKNFHTVIVGGGPGGLACATHLARQGKEVLVLERNSTIGPKVCAGGIPSAAQGLGFPETLWERSFVQQHIRSNWQHAMVQDDTPIIRTVDRGRLGRWMADRAVAAGVTIATNTLVLKISDDRVHTRGGEEFGFSFLVGADGSSSVVRRQLGIPTENIGVGINYQVPGNFPEMQWHLNTDLFGNGYAWIFPHQDSASIGVYARRSTSKPGDLLNSLHHWGARHNLELKSRQPQAALINFDFRGYRFNNRFLVGDAAGLASGLTGEGIYSAIISGEEVARTILHPGYESKKMTQLIKKHQQHARILELASGHPLTGKLILEGLVFCLRTGLLPFSSLEMGIDQPSRRIFL; from the coding sequence ATGAAAAATTTCCATACCGTCATCGTCGGCGGTGGCCCGGGAGGACTGGCATGCGCCACCCATCTCGCACGACAGGGCAAAGAGGTCCTGGTCCTTGAACGCAACAGCACCATCGGCCCCAAGGTTTGCGCCGGCGGCATTCCCTCTGCGGCCCAGGGTCTCGGCTTCCCGGAAACCCTTTGGGAACGCTCCTTTGTCCAACAGCATATCCGCAGCAACTGGCAACATGCCATGGTCCAAGACGACACCCCGATTATCCGCACCGTTGACCGAGGCAGACTCGGCCGGTGGATGGCGGACAGAGCCGTGGCCGCCGGAGTCACCATCGCCACCAACACCCTGGTGCTCAAAATCAGCGACGACCGGGTCCACACCCGGGGCGGGGAAGAGTTTGGCTTTTCTTTTCTGGTGGGCGCCGATGGCAGCAGTTCCGTGGTCCGGCGTCAGCTCGGGATTCCCACCGAAAACATCGGGGTCGGCATCAATTACCAGGTGCCGGGAAACTTCCCCGAAATGCAGTGGCATCTCAACACCGATCTTTTCGGCAATGGCTACGCCTGGATCTTCCCCCATCAGGATAGCGCTTCCATCGGGGTATATGCCCGGCGCAGCACCAGCAAACCAGGGGATCTGCTGAACAGCCTGCACCATTGGGGTGCCCGCCACAACCTTGAGCTCAAATCCCGTCAGCCCCAGGCCGCCCTGATCAACTTCGATTTTCGCGGCTACCGTTTCAACAACCGCTTTCTGGTTGGCGATGCGGCCGGCCTGGCCTCGGGCCTCACCGGGGAAGGAATCTATTCCGCCATCATTTCCGGGGAAGAGGTTGCTCGCACCATCCTGCATCCAGGGTATGAAAGCAAAAAAATGACCCAGCTCATCAAGAAACACCAGCAACATGCTCGCATTCTCGAGTTGGCCTCCGGCCATCCGCTGACCGGCAAACTTATTTTGGAGGGACTGGTTTTCTGCCTGCGCACCGGTCTTCTCCCCTTCAGCTCCCTGGAAATGGGAATTGACCAACCCTCACGAAGGATCTTCCTGTGA
- a CDS encoding M23 family metallopeptidase, which yields MKLDPFDKVVKKRNGFPLLILGGAGLLGLILAAFFWLMGDIEKPQVTIAADSVQIGLDKQVSFEIKDAKSGLRSIEVALVQENKKVLLFGKTYPRKGYLAGAGPQKIEETIEIKAKELGFKDGAAELVVTAADFSWWNWLRGNSTVNASAITIDTKPPMISVMESPTYIKGGGAGVVVYRVSEPAGRHGVLVNDIFYPGFAMPKRGEGVYGACLGLPYDIAVIEKAFVVAADRAGNEAKAPFTMALHVRKVVSDKITISDGFLSAKLPEFASHYPELAGTPVEQYIKVNNEVRAANYKKIQEVCAKFQPERLWDGRFGRMEGSPRAGYADHRTYLYNGEKIDEQVHLGVDIASLEHANVEAANRGLVVFAEYLGIYGNTVILDHGQGIFSLYSHLSQIEVPLHTMVEKGTVIGLSGTTGMAGGDHLHFGLLVNGIFVDPIEWWDEEWLKIHMLSVL from the coding sequence ATGAAGCTTGACCCGTTTGATAAGGTGGTAAAAAAAAGGAACGGATTTCCCTTGTTGATTCTTGGGGGGGCAGGGTTACTTGGTCTTATTCTGGCTGCGTTTTTTTGGTTGATGGGGGATATAGAAAAGCCGCAGGTGACCATCGCGGCGGATAGCGTCCAAATCGGTCTGGACAAGCAGGTTTCCTTTGAGATCAAGGATGCAAAGAGCGGTCTCCGTTCCATCGAGGTGGCATTGGTTCAGGAAAACAAGAAAGTCTTGCTGTTTGGGAAAACCTATCCCCGGAAGGGCTATTTAGCTGGAGCCGGGCCGCAAAAGATAGAAGAAACCATCGAGATAAAGGCAAAAGAGCTTGGTTTTAAGGACGGTGCGGCTGAACTGGTGGTTACGGCGGCTGATTTTTCCTGGTGGAACTGGCTGCGAGGGAATAGCACCGTTAACGCTTCTGCGATCACCATCGACACCAAGCCTCCGATGATCAGTGTGATGGAATCGCCTACCTATATCAAGGGCGGCGGCGCGGGGGTGGTTGTCTACCGGGTCAGCGAACCAGCGGGCCGCCATGGAGTGTTGGTCAACGATATATTTTATCCCGGTTTTGCCATGCCTAAACGGGGAGAAGGGGTCTATGGCGCCTGTCTGGGGTTGCCGTACGATATCGCCGTCATCGAAAAGGCTTTTGTCGTGGCGGCGGACCGGGCCGGCAATGAGGCCAAGGCTCCCTTTACTATGGCTCTGCATGTGCGCAAGGTTGTCAGTGATAAGATCACCATCAGCGATGGGTTCCTTTCCGCCAAGTTGCCGGAATTTGCCAGTCATTATCCGGAGCTCGCCGGCACGCCGGTTGAGCAGTATATCAAGGTAAACAATGAGGTCCGGGCGGCGAATTATAAAAAAATCCAGGAGGTTTGTGCGAAGTTCCAGCCCGAGCGGTTATGGGATGGCCGTTTCGGACGGATGGAAGGGAGCCCCCGGGCCGGATACGCCGATCACCGCACCTACCTCTATAACGGCGAAAAGATCGATGAGCAGGTGCATCTTGGCGTTGATATCGCCTCGCTCGAACATGCCAATGTCGAGGCCGCCAATCGGGGGCTGGTGGTTTTTGCCGAATACCTGGGGATTTACGGGAATACCGTTATTCTTGATCACGGGCAGGGGATCTTCAGCCTCTATTCTCACCTGAGCCAGATCGAGGTCCCGTTGCATACCATGGTCGAGAAGGGGACCGTCATAGGGCTTTCCGGCACCACCGGCATGGCTGGCGGTGATCATCTCCACTTCGGCCTCCTGGTCAACGGGATCTTTGTCGATCCGATTGAATGGTGGGATGAGGAGTGGTTGAAAATTCATATGTTGAGTGTTCTCTAA